In a single window of the Rhodamnia argentea isolate NSW1041297 chromosome 2, ASM2092103v1, whole genome shotgun sequence genome:
- the LOC115736722 gene encoding 1-aminocyclopropane-1-carboxylate oxidase 5-like, producing the protein MAIPVIDFSKLSGEERVKTMAQIANGCEEWGFFQLVNHGISEELLERVKRVSTEFYKSEREENFNKSTPVKLLSESDGEKVENVDWEDVVTLLDDNEWPSNTPGFKETMAEYRAELEKLAEKVMEVMDENLGLPKGYIKRAFNGGNDDSGDDNNNNTAFFGTKVSHYPPCPQPERINALRAHTDAGGVILLFQDDTIGGLQILKGGEWVDVQPLPNAIVINTGDQIEVLSNGKYKSVWHRVLATPDGNRRSIASFYNPSLAATIAPAPQLVKQARAYPKFVFGDYMSVYAEQKFLPKEPRFQAVKAM; encoded by the exons ATGGCGATTCCCGTGATCGATTTCTCGAAGCTCAGCGGTGAGGAGAGGGTCAAGACGATGGCTCAGATCGCCAATGGCTGTGAAGAATGGGGTTTCTTCCAG CTGGTGAACCATGGGATATCAGAGGAGCTACTGGAGAGAGTGAAGAGAGTGTCTACCGAGTTTTACAAGTCggagagagaagagaacttCAACAAGTCAACCCCTGTGAAGCTgttgagtgagagtgatggcgAAAAGGTAGAGAACGTGGACTGGGAGGATGTTGTCACTCTCCTTGATGACAATGAATGGCCTTCCAACACTCCCGGTTTCAA GGAAACCATGGCAGAGTACCGCGCAGAATTGGAGAAGCTCGCCGAGAAGGTCATGGAAGTCATGGACGAGAATTTGGGCTTGCCAAAGGGCTATATCAAAAGAGCCTTCAACGGTGGCAACGATGACAGTGgcgacgacaacaacaacaacacggCCTTCTTCGGGACGAAAGTGAGCCACTACCCACCCTGCCCACAGCCCGAACGGATCAATGCCCTCCGAGCCCACACCGATGCAGGCGGCGTGATCCTACTCTTCCAGGACGACACCATCGGGGGTCTCCAGATACTCAAGGGAGGCGAGTGGGTCGATGTGCAGCCACTCCCCAACGCCATCGTCATCAACACAGGGGACCAGATCGAGGTCCTGAGCAACGGCAAGTACAAGAGTGTCTGGCACCGCGTCCTCGCCACCCCAGACGGCAACCGGCGCTCCATCGCCTCATTCTACAACCCATCCCTCGCTGCCACCATCGCCCCTGCGCCGCAGCTCGTGAAGCAAGCTCGCGCTTACCCCAAGTTTGTGTTCGGGGATTACATGTCCGTCTATGCTGAGCAGAAGTTCCTCCCCAAAGAGCCTAGGTTCCAAGCTGTGAAGGCCATGTAA
- the LOC115736732 gene encoding 1-aminocyclopropane-1-carboxylate oxidase 5-like, whose product MAIPVIDFSKLSGEERAKTMAQIANGCEEWGFFQLVNHGIPEELLERVKRVCDEFYRLEREENFNKSTPVKLLNESDGEKVENVDWEDVITLLDDNEWPYKTPGFKETMGEYRAEVKKLAEKVVEVMDENLGLPKGYIKSAFNSGNSAGDNENNSNEAFFGTKVSHYPPCPQPEQINGLRAHTDAGGVILLFQDDAVRGLQILKGGEWVDVQLLPNAIVINTGDQIEVLSNGKYKSVWHRVLAIPEGNRRSIASFYNPSLAATISPAPQLVEQAGAYPEFVFGDYMSVYAEQKFLPKEPRFQAVKAV is encoded by the exons ATGGCGATTCCGGTGATCGATTTCTCGAAGCTCAGCGGCGAGGAGAGGGCCAAGACAATGGCTCAGATTGCCAATGGCTGTGAGGAATGGGGTTTCTTCCAG CTGGTGAACCATGGGATACCAGAGGAGCTGCTGGAGAGGGTGAAGAGAGTGTGTGATGAGTTCTACAGgttggagagagaagagaacttCAACAAGTCAACCCCTGTGAAGCTGTTGAATGAGAGCGATGGTGAAAAGGTAGAGAACGTGGACTGGGAGGATGTTATCACTCTCCTTGATGACAATGAATGGCCTTACAAAACTCCCGGTTTCAA GGAAACCATGGGGGAGTACCGCGCAGAAGTGAAGAAGCTCGCCGAGAAGGTCGTGGAAGTCATGGATGAGAACTTGGGCTTGCCAAAGGGCTACATCAAAAGCGCCTTCAACAGCGGCAACAGCGCCGGCGACAATGAAAACAACAGCAACGAGGCCTTCTTCGGGACTAAAGTGAGCCACTACCCGCCCTGCCCGCAACCAGAGCAGATCAACGGTCTCCGGGCCCACACCGATGCCGGGGGCGTGATCCTGCTCTTCCAGGACGATGCTGTCAGGGGCCTCCAGATACTCAAGGGCGGCGAGTGGGTCGATGTGCAGCTGCTTCCCAACGCCATCGTCATCAACACAGGAGACCAGATCGAGGTGCTGAGCAACGGCAAGTACAAGAGCGTCTGGCACCGCGTCCTCGCCATCCCGGAGGGCAACCGGCGCTCCATCGCCTCGTTCTACAACCCGTCCCTCGCCGCCACCATTTCTCCCGCGCCCCAGCTGGTGGAGCAAGCCGGTGCTTACCCCGAGTTTGTGTTCGGGGATTACATGTCGGTCTACGCAGAGCAGAAGTTCCTCCCCAAGGAGCCCAGGTTCCAAGCTGTGAAGGCCGTGTAA